The sequence CCAGCAATGGCGCGGTAGGAATCGGCCACCCGCTTGGGCCCGGTGGTCGTGTCGTGGTAGCCCTCGAAGTGTTCGAGCAGGTCGCCGTATTTCGTGTGTCCGAACAGCAGCTTCTGGGCCAGCACGCTGCCGGAAGAAAAAATCCGAAGGCGAATCCCGGCCTCGCGCCACTTTTTCAGCGCCGCCGGTACGTCATCAAAGACTTCACTCTTGAGCGATCCCTCCGCGTAGCCCTTTTCCCAGATGAGACCCTGCAGCATCTTGAGCCCGGTCGACTTGCGATCCATGTCCATGAGATAGCGGGCGAAGGGCGCGCCGTTTCCGAAGTCGGGCATACCCTTCCCTGCTACACGTGATTCAAGAGTGCCTTCCTCGCGAAGCCGCACGAGCGCAGCCGCAACCGCCTCGTCCTGATCGGCACGGGCGCAGTACTCGTCGAGGTGTTCGCGCGCGTAGGGAAAAAGCACGTCGTAGACGAAGGAAATGGGAGTGGTCGTTCCCTCGATGTCGAGCAGAATGGCGGATACGCCCTTGGGAAGCGGCACGGGGTTTCTCCTGATGCGAATTCTCTATTGGCCTTCGAAAACCGGCTCGTACTTCGCGTCCAGGCCCGTCTCCGTATAGTGCGGCGTCCATCCCGCCGGATCCTGGAACAGTCGAATCGCGCGCACCGTGCGCTTTTCCGAGAGATGGAACCAGTGCAGCGTGCCCCTGGGCACGTTGATCATGTCGCCCTTGTGCACCTCGATGCTGAAGACGGGGCCATTTTCCGGATGAATATGGAAGAGTCCCTCGCCGTGGACGATGAAACGAACTTCGTCTTCATCGTGCCAGTGTTCCTTGTCGAACTTCGCGAGCATTTCCTCGATGCCCGGCGTCTCGGGGGTAATGTTCACGACATCGGCGGTGACAAAGCCGCCCTCGGCCTTGAGTTCTTCAATGGGAGCGGCATAGGCAGCGAGAATTTCGTCATTGCTCGGGTTGGCGCCAAGGGAATCCCCACC comes from Chrysiogenia bacterium and encodes:
- the mtnC gene encoding acireductone synthase, producing the protein MPLPKGVSAILLDIEGTTTPISFVYDVLFPYAREHLDEYCARADQDEAVAAALVRLREEGTLESRVAGKGMPDFGNGAPFARYLMDMDRKSTGLKMLQGLIWEKGYAEGSLKSEVFDDVPAALKKWREAGIRLRIFSSGSVLAQKLLFGHTKYGDLLEHFEGYHDTTTGPKRVADSYRAIAG
- a CDS encoding cupin domain-containing protein; its protein translation is MATLNIRDENKVMQDAAEIREFLAKFGIWYRRFEGGDSLGANPSNDEILAAYAAPIEELKAEGGFVTADVVNITPETPGIEEMLAKFDKEHWHDEDEVRFIVHGEGLFHIHPENGPVFSIEVHKGDMINVPRGTLHWFHLSEKRTVRAIRLFQDPAGWTPHYTETGLDAKYEPVFEGQ